A stretch of Candidatus Cloacimonadota bacterium DNA encodes these proteins:
- the amrA gene encoding AmmeMemoRadiSam system protein A: MTDAQKQTLLRLAREAILSRFEPSQPELPAEPEFQAKRGLFVTLRLDGDLRGCIGLIQPRRSIAEEVVEMAREAAFGDPRFPPLRREELPRIEIEVSLLSEMIPVKDISEIVIGRDGLLLRQGFRSGVFLPQVPVEWNWDLQTYLSQLCRKAGLPDRAWKRDDAELFRFEAEVCGETHILP; this comes from the coding sequence ATGACGGACGCACAGAAGCAAACGCTGCTCCGCCTGGCCCGGGAAGCCATCCTCTCCCGCTTTGAACCCAGCCAGCCGGAACTTCCTGCAGAACCGGAGTTTCAGGCCAAACGGGGACTCTTTGTCACCCTGCGCCTGGATGGCGACCTGCGCGGCTGCATCGGCCTGATCCAACCCCGCCGCAGCATCGCCGAGGAAGTGGTGGAAATGGCCCGCGAAGCGGCTTTCGGCGATCCCCGGTTCCCTCCTCTGCGCCGGGAGGAACTGCCGCGAATAGAGATCGAGGTCTCCCTCCTCAGCGAAATGATACCAGTTAAAGACATCTCCGAGATCGTGATCGGGCGCGACGGACTGCTGCTGCGGCAGGGATTCCGTTCCGGAGTTTTTCTGCCCCAGGTGCCGGTGGAATGGAACTGGGACCTTCAGACCTATCTCAGCCAGCTCTGCCGCAAAGCCGGCCTGCCGGACAGAGCCTGGAAAAGGGACGACGCGGAACTCTTCCGTTTCGAGGCCGAGGTCTGCGGCGAAACGCATATTTTGCCTTGA
- a CDS encoding ABC transporter ATP-binding protein/permease, translating to MPEEKINLKYYLKLLYPFVKKDMGLLLFGLFAMLCTSALQLLYPLILAEIIDKSIPNADVAQMYRFGGFFVAAVIVAGVLSYLQIVLLSKLGVKIITNFKAQVFRHLLTLPVDWFSHQQVGELIARVESDAERVKALFSELSIRIIGNLLFFLGVFLVMFLRDWHVAIYVLPMMAVAIVGYYFLIKYLSKFYRMIREKNALVTAKITDFVQGMPIIQALNQQNKVYEDLKAASDDKYKLETRTSFTEYGSQSLFMLIFEVLLLVVIIKLTAPRIITGAVTLGTLIVFVDYIFRMIWPLMQISENVMQIQRAFVSLKRILELTDMQSEEALFTGTELPSFEHEISFEHVWFAYKNEDWILKDVSFTIPKGQKIALVGASGSGKTTTVSLLCGFYPVNKGRILIDGVPLSEIEFRAWRRKIGLILQDIFLFPGSILENVRVYNDAVPEAKVREAINIVQLDEFIRNQNLGLDSELAERGQNVSQGEKQLISFARALAFEAEVIIMDEATASIDPQTEAKIQRSMQTVFSNKTAVVVAHRLTSVLDADQILFFDGGQIIHRGKHQQLMQSSKEYRKLVELQLIGTEDAVE from the coding sequence ATGCCTGAAGAAAAAATTAACCTGAAGTATTATCTCAAGCTCCTCTATCCTTTTGTGAAAAAGGATATGGGGCTTTTGCTCTTCGGGCTGTTCGCGATGCTCTGCACCTCCGCGCTGCAACTGCTCTATCCCCTCATCCTGGCCGAGATCATCGACAAAAGCATCCCCAACGCCGACGTGGCGCAGATGTATCGCTTCGGCGGGTTCTTCGTGGCGGCGGTGATCGTGGCGGGCGTGCTTTCCTATCTGCAGATCGTGCTGCTTTCCAAGCTGGGCGTGAAGATCATCACCAATTTCAAGGCCCAGGTTTTCCGCCATCTGCTCACTTTGCCGGTGGACTGGTTCAGCCACCAGCAGGTGGGGGAGCTGATCGCCAGGGTGGAATCCGACGCGGAGCGCGTGAAGGCGCTGTTTTCAGAGCTTTCGATCCGCATCATCGGCAACCTGCTCTTCTTCCTGGGCGTTTTCCTGGTGATGTTCCTGCGCGACTGGCATGTGGCCATCTACGTGCTGCCGATGATGGCCGTGGCCATCGTGGGCTATTACTTCCTGATCAAATACCTCTCCAAATTCTACCGGATGATCCGGGAAAAGAACGCGCTGGTGACGGCCAAGATCACGGATTTCGTGCAGGGCATGCCGATCATCCAGGCGCTGAACCAGCAAAACAAGGTTTACGAGGACCTCAAGGCCGCCTCGGACGACAAATACAAGCTGGAAACGCGCACCTCCTTCACCGAATACGGCTCGCAAAGCCTCTTCATGCTGATCTTCGAGGTGCTGCTGCTGGTGGTGATCATCAAGCTCACCGCGCCGCGGATCATCACCGGAGCGGTGACCCTGGGCACCCTGATCGTGTTTGTGGACTACATCTTCCGGATGATCTGGCCGCTGATGCAGATCTCCGAAAACGTGATGCAGATCCAGCGGGCCTTCGTGAGCCTGAAACGCATATTGGAACTCACTGACATGCAATCCGAGGAAGCGCTCTTCACCGGAACCGAGCTGCCCTCCTTCGAGCACGAGATCAGCTTCGAGCACGTCTGGTTCGCCTACAAGAACGAGGATTGGATCCTCAAAGACGTTTCCTTCACCATCCCCAAAGGGCAAAAGATAGCTCTGGTGGGCGCTTCCGGCAGCGGCAAGACCACCACGGTGAGCCTGCTCTGCGGCTTCTATCCCGTGAACAAGGGCCGCATCCTGATCGACGGCGTGCCCCTGAGCGAGATCGAATTCCGCGCCTGGCGCCGCAAGATCGGGCTGATCCTGCAGGACATCTTCCTCTTTCCCGGCAGCATCCTGGAAAACGTGCGCGTTTACAACGATGCCGTTCCGGAAGCCAAGGTGCGCGAAGCCATCAACATCGTGCAGCTGGACGAATTCATCCGCAACCAGAACCTCGGCCTGGATTCCGAGCTGGCGGAACGCGGCCAGAACGTTTCCCAGGGCGAAAAACAGCTGATCAGCTTCGCCCGCGCCCTGGCCTTCGAAGCGGAGGTGATCATCATGGACGAGGCCACCGCCTCCATCGATCCGCAAACCGAAGCCAAGATCCAGCGCAGCATGCAGACAGTTTTTTCGAACAAGACCGCCGTGGTGGTGGCCCATCGCCTCACCTCGGTGCTGGACGCCGACCAGATCCTCTTCTTCGACGGGGGCCAGATCATCCACCGCGGCAAACACCAGCAGCTGATGCAAAGCTCGAAGGAATACCGCAAGCTGGTGGAACTGCAGTTGATCGGAACGGAGGACGCGGTTGAATAA
- a CDS encoding T9SS type A sorting domain-containing protein has protein sequence MKKMFLIAALLMAVLGLSAQEVALRQAWKLDFRGIQARTTDDCVIALWEDTDAGDTDIYAQKYDPSGLPQWPQPRIIAGEPGVQEAVACVPTSDNNFVLLYQQSGFGYEDGIWLQKFSSNGQRLWGESGVQIRSGSYFPNFMLVPNSVGGVYAIYKISSGLSTVIGQNLDSFGNQLWPAGGLTLASHTQYLTLDSVVSDGEGGIIVDVVSQNGISSLTRWSHQGTVIGNNPLLPPSAFPSGQYSILPDANGNFVLYSFSGGLRLHRMNSVGELLLPAPVYISLQIGTDPINRPHLQPVFDGGLMFAWEVSATDENRQLRAIRLNSDFASQWGPDGVQVASGYSQYRFYQGLDLAVTDAGAAWLSWIETPQDEPPHSLKAQYVSPLGAVPWGVNGITINADGYISGRPAAMAFSDRGMFLWQDRREASDDLRLQVLSTGGAAFQDLGGEAQVSRLGGLADMSEVIALQDRYLVLWTDLRRGHYEIYYQICDTNMNPLLEEGGRPLCPPMGLHVTNIKALAMPDNSVGILYAANYDGTQWYPLHLQRLDSTGNLMYPGMGLQVTDDLNAQYPQISQSGNDIYVAWTAGSYPQYQLMGQRISGGQTQWGPSGKVLYTPPQEFALGLGGLKDRYVIFNTTDYNTDAHSARVLRIDPNGDPAPGWPAEGIAVVSGNAVIDSYNPSLALLGDDLVAFPVIYLDITVKAQRISPAGTKLWSEAGIQLPFGGIQGLVAADDAITLLYSSQWDPDQDLRLQKLAGDGSLLYGDGGRLIATGLHNAYDATLVRFANGNLASIWSTLPNDQYGYRDVFIRHINPQGEALGAGPEVLCGAWLEQEHVRAAVIGNSALVCWDDARAGILDSEYFVNSIYATRVNSGGVDSSDPETPALDAPALSQNYPNPFNPETTLSFSLPAGGETHLAVYNLKGQKVKSLVSRILPAGDHSVVWNGRDDQGQPVASGIYYCRLVSAGQTVMRKMVLAK, from the coding sequence ATGAAGAAGATGTTTTTGATCGCGGCATTGTTAATGGCGGTTTTGGGCTTAAGCGCGCAGGAAGTCGCCCTGCGCCAGGCTTGGAAGCTGGACTTCAGAGGGATCCAGGCCCGCACCACGGATGATTGTGTGATCGCCCTCTGGGAAGACACCGATGCCGGCGACACCGACATCTACGCGCAAAAGTATGATCCCTCCGGCCTGCCCCAGTGGCCCCAGCCGCGGATCATCGCCGGCGAACCCGGCGTGCAGGAAGCCGTGGCTTGCGTGCCCACCTCAGACAACAATTTTGTGTTGCTCTACCAGCAATCCGGGTTCGGCTACGAGGACGGCATTTGGCTGCAAAAGTTCAGCTCCAACGGCCAGCGGCTTTGGGGCGAAAGCGGAGTGCAGATCCGTAGCGGTTCCTACTTCCCCAACTTCATGCTGGTTCCCAATTCCGTTGGCGGTGTGTACGCGATTTACAAAATTTCCTCCGGGCTATCCACGGTGATCGGCCAAAACCTGGACAGCTTTGGCAACCAGCTTTGGCCGGCTGGCGGGCTCACTCTGGCCAGCCATACCCAATATCTGACCCTCGATTCTGTTGTCAGCGACGGCGAAGGCGGGATCATTGTCGACGTTGTCTCCCAAAATGGGATCTCCTCGCTCACCCGCTGGTCCCACCAGGGAACGGTGATCGGCAACAACCCGCTGCTGCCGCCCTCCGCGTTTCCCAGCGGCCAATACTCCATCCTGCCGGACGCCAATGGCAATTTCGTGCTCTACAGCTTCAGCGGCGGTCTCAGGCTGCACCGGATGAACAGTGTGGGCGAACTGCTACTGCCCGCGCCTGTGTACATCAGTCTCCAGATCGGTACAGACCCGATCAACAGGCCCCATCTGCAGCCGGTCTTTGATGGCGGCCTGATGTTTGCCTGGGAAGTAAGCGCCACAGACGAAAACAGACAATTGCGGGCGATCCGGTTGAACAGCGACTTCGCTTCCCAGTGGGGTCCGGATGGTGTGCAGGTCGCCAGCGGATATTCCCAGTACCGGTTTTACCAGGGGCTCGATCTCGCGGTCACAGACGCTGGCGCGGCCTGGTTGAGCTGGATCGAAACACCTCAGGACGAGCCACCCCATTCGCTCAAAGCCCAGTATGTGTCACCGCTCGGCGCTGTTCCCTGGGGCGTAAATGGCATCACCATCAACGCGGACGGATACATCTCCGGACGTCCTGCTGCAATGGCTTTTTCCGACCGGGGAATGTTCCTCTGGCAGGACCGGCGCGAAGCGAGCGACGACCTGCGGCTGCAGGTGCTGAGCACCGGCGGAGCGGCGTTCCAGGACCTCGGCGGCGAAGCGCAGGTAAGCCGCTTGGGCGGCCTGGCCGACATGTCGGAAGTGATCGCCCTGCAGGACAGGTATCTGGTGCTATGGACTGACTTGCGCAGAGGCCACTACGAGATTTATTACCAGATCTGCGATACAAATATGAATCCCTTGCTGGAAGAGGGAGGCCGGCCGCTCTGCCCTCCGATGGGATTGCATGTCACCAATATCAAAGCCCTTGCCATGCCGGACAACAGCGTGGGAATCCTGTACGCCGCCAACTATGATGGCACCCAGTGGTATCCGCTGCACCTGCAGAGGCTGGATTCCACGGGCAACCTCATGTACCCCGGCATGGGCCTGCAGGTCACCGACGACCTGAACGCCCAATATCCCCAGATCAGCCAGAGTGGCAATGACATTTACGTGGCCTGGACTGCTGGCAGCTATCCCCAGTATCAATTGATGGGGCAAAGGATCTCCGGCGGCCAGACCCAGTGGGGTCCTTCCGGAAAAGTCCTCTATACCCCGCCCCAGGAATTTGCCCTGGGCCTGGGCGGCCTGAAAGACCGCTATGTGATCTTCAACACCACCGATTACAACACAGATGCGCATAGCGCCAGAGTGCTGAGGATAGACCCCAACGGCGATCCCGCCCCCGGCTGGCCGGCAGAGGGGATCGCGGTGGTGAGTGGAAATGCCGTTATCGACAGCTATAACCCCTCTTTGGCCTTGCTGGGAGATGATCTGGTGGCTTTCCCCGTGATCTATCTCGACATCACTGTCAAAGCCCAAAGGATCTCCCCCGCCGGAACCAAACTCTGGTCCGAAGCCGGCATCCAGCTCCCCTTTGGCGGTATCCAGGGCCTGGTGGCCGCGGACGACGCCATCACCCTGCTCTATTCCTCACAATGGGATCCCGACCAGGACCTGCGCCTGCAAAAGCTGGCCGGCGACGGCAGCCTGCTTTACGGAGACGGAGGCCGGCTCATCGCCACCGGTTTGCACAACGCTTACGACGCCACTTTGGTCCGCTTCGCCAACGGCAACCTGGCCTCTATTTGGAGTACACTCCCCAACGACCAGTACGGATACCGGGACGTATTCATCCGCCACATCAACCCTCAGGGCGAAGCTCTGGGCGCTGGACCGGAGGTCCTCTGCGGCGCCTGGCTGGAACAGGAACACGTGCGGGCCGCCGTGATCGGCAATTCTGCGTTGGTCTGCTGGGATGACGCCCGAGCGGGCATCCTGGACAGCGAATACTTCGTGAACTCCATCTACGCCACCCGGGTGAACAGCGGCGGCGTGGACAGCTCCGATCCCGAGACGCCCGCGCTGGACGCTCCGGCGCTCAGCCAGAACTATCCCAATCCCTTCAACCCGGAAACCACCCTCAGCTTCAGCCTCCCGGCCGGCGGAGAAACGCATCTGGCCGTGTACAACCTCAAAGGCCAAAAGGTGAAAAGCCTGGTCTCGCGGATCCTGCCCGCGGGCGATCACAGCGTGGTCTGGAACGGCCGCGACGATCAGGGCCAGCCCGTGGCCAGCGGCATCTACTACTGCCGCCTGGTCTCTGCCGGACAGACAGTGATGCGGAAAATGGTACTGGCGAAGTAA
- a CDS encoding DUF4097 domain-containing protein → MKTAKIDLNYDFGGKDTVEITNSMAPLHIGRSESGQVEIRAELSIPSFAPGTDLAEYFHVDEDGKTLEIGLERIPELNEAFLGTGRSQVWVKVPSGAAVIAKTDNLPIKAEGIAGALVLHNENGPLKLDGCEGHIHLQNENGPIKLHSCAGDFEIRLENGPLVAEKLSGGNLEITSENGPVKVRLASFPRVKISNENGVIYYESLPLDSGEMDFVNENGIVNLVLAQEQNFELDAETNVGAISSSLGAVENAADGHKVIRRGEGGLKISIRTENGVIKLSADGSNDMSFVKMKLKDLKGAIGSAVGEEDMEKVQKTLASATAAVEKAIGSINEEKIKEKLSGALGKLQKAVEDFDFKETSDKVVKTVDQIGDEVTDTLKSVFRKVKDTEGRPAPEHHASDEDYSEPGILKEFIRKTVESTLAKAQGKDLSDSEKQAVDERSRAKILEMLESGKITAEEAERLLKAIGRE, encoded by the coding sequence ATGAAAACGGCAAAGATCGATCTGAACTACGACTTTGGGGGCAAAGACACAGTGGAGATCACCAACAGCATGGCGCCGCTGCACATCGGGCGTTCAGAAAGCGGCCAGGTGGAGATCCGGGCCGAACTCAGCATCCCCTCTTTCGCGCCGGGAACGGACCTCGCGGAGTACTTTCACGTGGATGAGGACGGCAAGACCCTGGAGATCGGCCTGGAGCGCATTCCGGAGCTCAACGAGGCTTTTTTGGGAACCGGCCGTTCGCAGGTGTGGGTGAAGGTTCCCTCCGGCGCGGCGGTGATCGCCAAAACCGACAACCTGCCCATCAAGGCGGAGGGAATCGCCGGCGCGCTGGTGCTGCACAACGAAAACGGGCCTCTGAAGCTGGATGGCTGCGAAGGCCACATCCATCTGCAGAACGAAAACGGACCCATCAAGCTGCATTCCTGCGCGGGGGATTTCGAGATCCGCCTTGAAAACGGCCCCCTCGTCGCGGAAAAGCTGAGCGGCGGCAACCTCGAGATCACCTCCGAGAACGGCCCCGTGAAGGTTCGCCTGGCCAGCTTCCCCCGGGTGAAGATCAGCAACGAGAACGGCGTGATCTACTATGAAAGCCTGCCTTTGGACAGCGGCGAGATGGACTTCGTGAACGAAAACGGGATCGTGAACCTCGTGCTGGCCCAGGAGCAGAATTTCGAGCTGGACGCCGAGACCAATGTGGGCGCGATCTCCAGCTCCCTGGGAGCGGTTGAAAACGCGGCCGACGGCCACAAGGTCATCCGGCGCGGCGAGGGCGGCCTCAAGATCAGCATCCGAACCGAAAACGGCGTGATCAAGCTAAGCGCGGACGGCAGCAACGACATGAGCTTCGTGAAGATGAAGCTCAAGGACCTCAAAGGCGCGATCGGATCCGCGGTGGGGGAGGAGGACATGGAAAAAGTTCAAAAGACCCTCGCATCCGCCACAGCGGCCGTGGAAAAGGCCATCGGCTCCATCAACGAGGAGAAGATCAAGGAAAAACTCAGCGGCGCGCTGGGCAAGCTGCAAAAAGCTGTGGAAGACTTCGATTTCAAGGAGACCTCGGATAAGGTGGTGAAAACCGTGGACCAGATCGGCGATGAGGTTACCGACACGCTGAAAAGCGTGTTCCGCAAGGTGAAGGACACCGAGGGCAGACCAGCGCCTGAACACCACGCCAGCGACGAAGACTATTCGGAACCGGGCATTCTGAAAGAATTCATTAGAAAAACGGTGGAATCCACCCTCGCCAAAGCCCAGGGAAAGGACCTCAGCGACAGCGAGAAACAGGCCGTGGACGAACGCAGCCGGGCCAAGATATTGGAAATGCTGGAAAGCGGCAAGATCACCGCGGAGGAGGCGGAGCGCCTGCTGAAGGCCATCGGCCGAGAATAA
- a CDS encoding DUF2089 domain-containing protein: MEITSCPICKHALEIRELRCPACEISYRGNFSQSWLGGLDPRQLEFVKLFIIVQGNIKEMEKRLGISYPTVKNRLAEIIRLIVNESPSVEDFGDILSDLEQGFISVEEAISMIDTRRKS; the protein is encoded by the coding sequence ATGGAAATCACATCCTGCCCGATTTGCAAGCATGCCCTCGAGATCCGGGAGCTTCGCTGCCCGGCCTGCGAGATCAGTTACAGAGGGAATTTCAGCCAAAGTTGGCTGGGCGGCCTCGACCCCCGGCAGCTGGAATTCGTGAAACTATTCATCATTGTCCAGGGCAACATCAAAGAGATGGAAAAGCGCCTGGGCATATCCTATCCCACGGTGAAGAACCGGCTGGCGGAGATCATCCGCCTGATCGTGAACGAAAGCCCTTCCGTGGAGGATTTCGGCGATATCCTGAGCGATCTGGAGCAGGGTTTCATCTCCGTGGAGGAAGCCATCAGCATGATAGACACAAGGAGGAAATCATGA
- a CDS encoding IMPACT family protein has translation MAFNTISAPLSWQQKIRRSTFICFLHPIASADEAKSLLSAHNKEHANATHNCFAYICGFGQETQYHSDAGEPHGTAGKPILNALLRANLTNVLAIVTRFYGGVKLGVPGLMEAYGSTVEKTLELAELIPATAFTEFIVQTEYGSVDQLLGLLRSLAGSLARESWTDRVELVLRVPAENTAALREFLAGQAAQSRLQYQEEKDFA, from the coding sequence ATGGCATTCAACACCATCTCCGCCCCCCTTTCCTGGCAGCAAAAGATCCGCCGCAGCACCTTCATCTGCTTCCTCCACCCCATCGCCAGCGCGGATGAAGCCAAAAGCCTGCTCAGCGCGCACAACAAGGAACATGCCAACGCCACTCACAATTGCTTCGCCTACATCTGCGGCTTTGGGCAGGAAACCCAGTACCACAGCGATGCCGGGGAACCGCACGGCACCGCCGGAAAGCCCATCCTGAACGCCCTGCTGCGAGCCAACCTGACCAACGTCCTCGCCATCGTCACCCGCTTCTACGGGGGCGTAAAACTCGGTGTTCCCGGATTGATGGAAGCTTACGGCAGCACCGTGGAGAAAACGCTGGAACTGGCGGAATTGATCCCCGCCACCGCCTTCACCGAGTTCATTGTCCAGACTGAGTACGGCAGCGTGGACCAGCTCCTTGGCCTGCTGAGATCGCTGGCAGGCAGCTTGGCGCGGGAAAGCTGGACAGACAGGGTGGAACTGGTTTTGCGCGTTCCCGCGGAAAACACCGCCGCCCTGCGGGAATTCCTGGCTGGCCAGGCAGCCCAATCCCGCTTACAATATCAAGAGGAGAAAGATTTTGCTTAG
- a CDS encoding ABC transporter ATP-binding protein/permease, with product MNKHVRWIVRKWMTQKWFLIIMLLFTLGSSAVAIAHPIVFGRLIDLLKNILATPDKYPDPMAEVDRIIWILLGLGAAQFVTGFYAAFRGWVNIRFENMLRMFYFKFILGKDFRFFQKFRTGDVVTRLTDDLSDFPKISWFMCSGIFRAVNSFSLIMFSLVVMFSISPRLTLLSIAPLPLMMVVFYFTADKLYRNFELNQQAISDINSQLEMSFSGIRIVKAFVSEEKYNRFFDLALARRFKTEMGVVKLNAVLSLIYQYIDYFAQIGVIIFGGYMAVKGQISVGTFYMFYTYLSMMIYPLLDLPQLFVSGKQAFVNIDRLEEMKDFPSFNASWKGSASPNRISELRFDKVTCIYPEKDEPAITDCSFELKDGERLLILGSTGAGKTTVANLVLGLLRPDSGQITVNGIPIEDIDLTSLRNLIAYVPQDPLLFTGTVKENVLFAVDGASDGEYRTAVRAAQLEEEIADFPDRDETRVGSRGLGVSGGQKQRVTIARALIKKPQLLILDDITASLDAENEEKLWQDIDRHYPGISAIVISHRLSTLHYVNRVLFIDSRGRAHQGTHDELVFNNTEYHDFLHEHLK from the coding sequence TTGAATAAGCACGTGCGCTGGATCGTGCGGAAATGGATGACCCAGAAATGGTTCCTGATCATCATGCTGCTGTTCACGCTGGGCAGCTCCGCGGTCGCCATCGCCCATCCGATCGTGTTTGGCCGGCTGATCGACCTGCTGAAGAACATCCTGGCCACGCCGGATAAATATCCGGACCCCATGGCGGAAGTGGACCGCATCATCTGGATCCTGCTGGGGCTGGGCGCGGCGCAGTTCGTAACCGGTTTCTACGCCGCCTTCCGCGGCTGGGTGAACATCCGTTTTGAAAACATGCTGCGCATGTTCTATTTCAAGTTCATCCTCGGCAAGGACTTCCGCTTCTTCCAGAAATTCCGCACCGGCGACGTGGTCACACGGCTCACGGACGACCTCAGCGATTTCCCCAAGATCAGCTGGTTCATGTGTTCCGGCATCTTCCGCGCGGTGAATTCCTTTTCCCTGATCATGTTCTCACTGGTGGTGATGTTCAGCATCAGCCCGCGCCTCACCCTGCTTTCGATCGCGCCGCTGCCGCTGATGATGGTGGTCTTCTATTTCACCGCGGACAAGCTTTACCGCAATTTCGAGCTCAACCAGCAGGCCATCAGCGACATCAACAGCCAGCTGGAGATGAGCTTTTCCGGCATCCGCATCGTGAAAGCCTTTGTGAGCGAGGAAAAATACAACCGCTTTTTCGACCTCGCCCTGGCCCGGCGCTTCAAGACCGAGATGGGCGTGGTGAAGCTGAACGCCGTGCTGAGCCTGATCTATCAGTACATCGACTACTTCGCCCAGATCGGCGTGATCATCTTCGGCGGCTACATGGCCGTGAAAGGCCAGATCAGCGTGGGCACCTTCTACATGTTCTACACCTACCTGAGCATGATGATCTATCCGCTGCTGGACCTGCCGCAGCTCTTTGTGAGCGGCAAACAGGCCTTCGTGAACATCGACCGCCTGGAGGAAATGAAAGACTTTCCCAGCTTCAACGCAAGCTGGAAGGGCAGCGCCAGCCCAAACAGGATCAGCGAACTGCGCTTCGACAAGGTCACCTGCATCTATCCGGAAAAAGACGAGCCCGCCATCACGGACTGCAGCTTCGAGCTCAAGGATGGCGAACGCCTGCTGATCCTGGGCTCCACCGGCGCGGGCAAGACCACCGTGGCCAATCTGGTGCTGGGCCTGCTGCGCCCGGATTCCGGCCAGATCACCGTGAACGGCATCCCCATCGAAGATATCGACCTCACCTCCCTGCGCAACCTGATCGCCTACGTGCCGCAGGACCCGCTGCTCTTCACCGGCACCGTGAAGGAAAACGTGCTCTTCGCCGTGGACGGGGCTTCCGACGGGGAATACCGCACCGCCGTGCGGGCCGCGCAACTGGAAGAGGAGATCGCCGATTTTCCGGACCGGGATGAAACCCGCGTGGGAAGCCGCGGGCTGGGCGTTTCCGGCGGCCAGAAACAGCGCGTCACCATCGCCCGGGCGCTGATCAAGAAGCCTCAACTGCTGATCTTGGACGACATCACGGCCTCGCTGGACGCCGAGAACGAGGAAAAACTCTGGCAGGACATCGACCGCCACTATCCCGGCATTTCCGCCATCGTGATCTCACACCGGCTGTCCACCCTGCACTACGTGAACCGGGTGCTGTTCATCGATTCGCGGGGGCGCGCCCACCAGGGCACCCACGACGAACTGGTGTTCAACAACACCGAATACCACGACTTCCTGCACGAACACCTGAAATAG
- the amrB gene encoding AmmeMemoRadiSam system protein B produces MLRKTTHAGSFYPRFGDQISTQIQRWTEGQPTARREENCLGLIVPHAGYVYSGACAAKGFHYIGEQHFDSLLILHPSHQGINFDWSVSPFDQYDTPLGMVEQDPRLFELLTRNTEDPNREKRLHELEHSLEIQLPLIKYFFPATPICPVMIGRPHPEVAMRLAEQIREAVAASGQKVGIIVSTDLSHYHDSDRAEKMDSLIIRYIMSLDADALWQSVISKRCEACGIGGLLALIMYAGIHDDAKAKVIEYTHSGKVSGDNQQVVGYLSALVYR; encoded by the coding sequence TTGCTTAGAAAAACCACTCACGCCGGGAGTTTTTATCCCCGCTTCGGAGACCAGATCTCCACCCAGATCCAGCGTTGGACGGAAGGCCAGCCCACAGCCAGAAGGGAAGAAAATTGCCTGGGGCTGATCGTCCCCCACGCCGGCTACGTCTATTCCGGCGCCTGCGCCGCGAAGGGCTTCCACTACATCGGTGAACAGCACTTCGACAGTCTGCTGATCCTGCATCCCAGCCATCAGGGCATCAATTTCGACTGGTCCGTTTCGCCCTTCGACCAGTATGACACTCCTCTGGGCATGGTGGAGCAGGACCCCCGGCTTTTTGAGCTGCTCACCCGCAACACCGAGGACCCGAACCGCGAGAAGCGCCTGCACGAGCTGGAACACTCGCTGGAGATCCAACTGCCGCTGATCAAATATTTCTTCCCCGCCACACCCATCTGCCCGGTGATGATCGGACGCCCCCATCCCGAGGTGGCGATGCGTTTGGCGGAGCAGATCCGCGAAGCTGTCGCGGCCAGCGGCCAAAAAGTGGGCATCATCGTTTCCACGGACCTTTCCCACTATCACGATTCCGACCGCGCGGAAAAGATGGATTCGCTCATCATCCGCTACATCATGAGCCTGGACGCCGACGCCCTCTGGCAAAGCGTGATCTCCAAGCGCTGCGAGGCCTGCGGGATCGGCGGCCTGCTCGCCCTGATCATGTACGCGGGCATTCACGACGATGCCAAGGCCAAAGTGATCGAATACACCCACTCCGGCAAAGTGAGCGGCGACAACCAGCAGGTGGTGGGATACCTGAGCGCCCTCGTTTACCGCTGA